One stretch of Rathayibacter festucae DSM 15932 DNA includes these proteins:
- a CDS encoding PHP domain-containing protein, which yields MHVPGGGYDLHTHSLVSDGTEPPEVLVRAAASAGLDGVALTDHDTTRGWAAAIAAAEEAGIDLLPGMELSSRVGWASVHVLAYLPDPEDPGLVAETSRIRSERSHRAQAIVAAIAADYDLTWDDVLAQTSPGTTIGRPHIADALVARGLATDRSAAFAGILDWRGGYFQPHYAPDPVEAVRLVRAAGGVPVIAHPATSTRGIAIESMLPELVDAGLFGLEVEHRENTAAGKRRLRELAARYSLVTTGSSDYHGTGKPNRLGENTTERATVDAIRGAARAG from the coding sequence ATGCATGTCCCCGGAGGCGGGTACGACCTCCACACCCACTCGCTCGTCTCCGACGGCACCGAGCCGCCCGAGGTGCTCGTCCGCGCGGCCGCCTCGGCCGGTCTCGACGGCGTCGCGCTGACCGACCACGACACCACCCGCGGCTGGGCGGCGGCGATCGCCGCGGCCGAGGAGGCGGGCATCGACCTGCTGCCCGGGATGGAGCTCTCCTCGCGGGTCGGCTGGGCGAGCGTGCACGTGCTCGCGTACCTCCCCGATCCGGAGGACCCCGGCCTCGTGGCCGAGACCTCGCGGATCCGCTCGGAGCGCTCCCACCGCGCGCAGGCCATCGTCGCGGCGATAGCGGCCGACTACGACCTCACCTGGGACGACGTGCTGGCGCAGACCAGCCCCGGCACCACGATCGGGCGGCCGCACATCGCCGACGCCCTGGTCGCCCGCGGGCTCGCGACCGACCGCTCGGCGGCGTTCGCGGGGATCCTCGACTGGCGCGGGGGCTACTTCCAGCCGCACTACGCCCCGGACCCGGTCGAGGCGGTGCGGCTCGTGCGGGCCGCGGGCGGCGTGCCCGTGATCGCGCACCCCGCCACGAGCACCCGCGGCATCGCGATCGAGTCGATGCTGCCGGAGCTGGTCGACGCGGGGCTGTTCGGCCTCGAAGTCGAGCACCGGGAGAACACCGCCGCGGGCAAGCGGCGGCTGCGCGAGCTGGCCGCGCGGTACTCCCTCGTCACGACCGGGTCGAGCGACTACCACGGCACCGGCAAGCCGAACCGGCTCGGCGAGAACACGACGGAGCGCGCGACCGTCGACGCGATCCGCGGGGCGGCGCGGGCGGGCTGA
- a CDS encoding endonuclease/exonuclease/phosphatase family protein, producing MGTRLVKFAVALAVAIVLLVVAAPGFFGLAGQTPFAQLVSFRAATALAGVAGAVVLVVVAVLVEPVRRLALVLGALGVALALVLGGLQAVRGDDSAPPRAHRLGDLRVLSWNLLHDGVPAETVAALADANAADAVALLEVSQERAEQVGDALAAAGRPMILHLVPGTGPSDGTALLLSPALGGYSVDAASTPTATSASLVARPDTPERPVIAAVHTTAPLPAHATEWRSDLARLADLCTAEEDLVVLGDLNSTLDHWSALPGDADLGGCTDAGRLANAAAVGTWPTSLPPALAAPIDHVLFSGRWDVSGFDVLDDQDDAGSDHRPVLAQLSVRGMVKESS from the coding sequence ATGGGGACACGACTGGTCAAGTTCGCGGTGGCGCTCGCAGTGGCGATCGTGCTGCTGGTGGTCGCGGCACCCGGCTTCTTCGGCCTCGCCGGTCAGACGCCCTTCGCGCAGCTGGTCTCGTTCCGCGCGGCCACCGCCTTGGCCGGGGTCGCCGGAGCCGTCGTCCTCGTCGTCGTCGCGGTGCTCGTCGAGCCCGTGCGCCGGCTCGCCCTCGTCCTCGGCGCCCTCGGCGTCGCCCTCGCGCTCGTCCTCGGCGGCCTGCAGGCGGTCCGCGGCGACGACTCCGCCCCGCCCCGCGCGCACCGCCTCGGCGACCTGCGCGTCCTGAGCTGGAACCTCCTGCACGACGGCGTCCCCGCCGAGACCGTCGCCGCGCTCGCGGACGCGAACGCCGCCGACGCGGTCGCCCTGCTCGAGGTGTCGCAGGAGCGCGCCGAGCAGGTCGGGGACGCCCTCGCCGCCGCCGGCCGCCCGATGATCCTGCACCTGGTCCCGGGCACCGGGCCGAGCGACGGCACGGCGCTGCTGCTCTCGCCCGCCCTCGGCGGCTACTCGGTCGACGCGGCGAGCACGCCGACCGCGACCAGCGCCTCCCTCGTCGCCCGCCCCGACACCCCGGAGCGCCCGGTGATCGCGGCCGTGCACACCACCGCCCCGCTGCCCGCCCACGCGACCGAGTGGCGCAGCGACCTGGCCAGGCTGGCCGACCTCTGCACCGCCGAGGAGGACCTCGTCGTCCTGGGTGATCTCAACTCGACGCTCGACCACTGGTCGGCCCTCCCGGGTGACGCCGACCTCGGCGGCTGCACGGACGCCGGACGGCTCGCGAACGCCGCGGCCGTCGGCACATGGCCGACGAGCCTCCCGCCGGCCCTCGCCGCTCCGATCGACCACGTGCTGTTCTCCGGTCGCTGGGACGTCTCCGGCTTCGACGTGCTGGACGACCAGGACGACGCCGGCAGCGACCACCGCCCCGTGCTCGCGCAGCTCTCGGTCCGCGGGATGGTCAAGGAGTCGTCCTGA
- a CDS encoding aminopeptidase P family protein codes for MTNTDEQTTTAAPETVAAPAPRATTNRSTTPGSDRFRDFIASGWAEREETLPAPREQAAFAARRRERLSALHTGVRLIVPAGRLKQRANDTDYPFRAHSAFTWLTGWGSDSEPGAVLVLEPAGESHTATLYFRERAGRDSDEFYANSEIGEFWIGPRPSLAQVAADLGLETRGIAELDAVLDAGEAPVAVLREADPVVTARVDARSADAESDGDALERDLSELRLVKDEYEIAELRAAVDATARGFEDVLADLPRIVRHERGERLIEGVFNGRARADGNAVGYDTIAAAGAHACILHWTRNDGPVRPGDLVLLDAGVEQESYYTADITRTFPVDGRYTEAQRRVHETVREAADAAFAIVRPGIRFREVHAAAMAVIARRTAEWGLLPVSAEEALEADNQQHRRYMVHGTSHHLGLDVHDCAKARREMYLDGIVEAGMVFTIEPGLYFQPDDLTVPAELRGIGVRIEDDVLVTADGAENLSAGIPRSADDIEAWMARLAG; via the coding sequence ATGACGAACACGGACGAGCAGACCACCACCGCCGCACCGGAGACCGTCGCCGCCCCCGCACCGCGCGCGACCACGAACCGCTCCACGACCCCCGGCTCCGACCGGTTCCGCGACTTCATCGCGTCCGGCTGGGCCGAGCGCGAGGAGACCCTCCCCGCGCCGCGCGAGCAGGCCGCCTTCGCCGCGCGCCGCCGCGAGCGCCTCTCGGCCCTGCACACCGGCGTCCGCCTGATCGTGCCGGCCGGGCGGCTGAAGCAGCGGGCCAACGACACCGACTACCCGTTCCGCGCGCACTCCGCCTTCACCTGGCTGACCGGCTGGGGCTCGGACTCGGAGCCCGGCGCCGTGCTGGTGCTCGAACCCGCGGGCGAGAGCCACACCGCGACGCTCTACTTCCGCGAGCGGGCCGGCCGCGACTCCGACGAGTTCTACGCCAACTCCGAGATCGGCGAGTTCTGGATCGGCCCGCGCCCCTCGCTCGCGCAGGTCGCGGCCGACCTCGGACTAGAGACCCGTGGCATCGCGGAGCTCGACGCCGTCCTGGACGCCGGCGAGGCGCCGGTCGCGGTCCTCCGCGAGGCGGACCCCGTGGTCACCGCGCGCGTGGACGCGCGGTCAGCCGATGCGGAGTCCGACGGCGACGCCCTCGAGCGCGACCTCTCCGAGCTGCGCCTGGTCAAGGACGAGTACGAGATCGCCGAGCTGCGCGCGGCCGTCGACGCCACCGCCCGCGGCTTCGAGGACGTCCTCGCCGACCTGCCCCGCATCGTCCGGCACGAGCGCGGCGAGCGCCTGATCGAGGGCGTCTTCAACGGCCGCGCCCGCGCCGACGGCAATGCGGTCGGCTACGACACCATCGCCGCCGCCGGTGCGCACGCCTGCATCCTGCACTGGACCCGCAACGACGGGCCGGTGCGCCCCGGCGACCTGGTTCTCCTCGACGCCGGCGTGGAGCAGGAGAGCTACTACACCGCCGACATCACCCGCACCTTCCCCGTCGACGGCCGCTACACCGAGGCGCAGCGCCGCGTGCACGAGACGGTGCGGGAGGCGGCCGACGCCGCGTTCGCGATCGTCCGGCCCGGCATCCGCTTCCGCGAGGTGCACGCCGCCGCCATGGCCGTGATCGCCCGGCGCACCGCGGAGTGGGGCCTGCTGCCGGTGAGCGCCGAGGAGGCGCTCGAGGCCGACAACCAGCAGCACCGCCGCTACATGGTGCACGGCACCAGCCACCACCTGGGCCTCGACGTGCACGACTGCGCGAAGGCCCGCCGCGAGATGTACCTGGACGGGATCGTCGAGGCCGGCATGGTCTTCACGATCGAGCCGGGCCTCTACTTCCAGCCCGACGACCTCACCGTCCCCGCCGAGCTGCGCGGCATCGGCGTGCGGATCGAGGACGACGTCCTCGTGACCGCCGACGGCGCCGAGAACCTGTCGGCCGGCATCCCCCGGTCCGCCGACGACATCGAGGCGTGGATGGCGCGGCTGGCCGGTTGA
- a CDS encoding gamma-glutamyl-gamma-aminobutyrate hydrolase family protein — translation MPGTLAIVEVASTRPGRDEYHAYVQMLNGRILGLARELGWEAERFAAEDLGTARLLERTLGADAIVLAGGEDVAPERYGVARGYAGEGPHAEQADAAQIALVRRALTRRTPLLGICRGLQIVNVALGGTLVPDLGPEAAHLNADAPVHERMHRHDVVLAADSTLGGLFGAEALAVQSAHHQAVDALAPGLRVVARAEDGVVEALEHRDAPIVGVQWHPEDPAAPAGQLAVLLEGLARAVARQNPAEAVAA, via the coding sequence ATGCCAGGAACGCTCGCCATCGTCGAAGTCGCCTCGACGCGCCCCGGACGCGACGAGTACCACGCCTACGTGCAGATGCTCAACGGCCGCATCCTGGGCCTCGCCCGCGAGCTCGGCTGGGAGGCGGAGCGCTTCGCGGCGGAGGACCTCGGCACCGCGCGGCTGCTCGAGCGCACGCTCGGCGCCGACGCGATCGTGCTGGCCGGCGGCGAGGACGTCGCCCCCGAGCGCTACGGCGTCGCCCGCGGCTACGCCGGCGAGGGCCCGCACGCGGAGCAGGCCGACGCCGCCCAGATCGCCCTGGTGCGCCGGGCGCTGACCCGCCGCACCCCGCTGCTCGGCATCTGCCGCGGACTCCAGATCGTCAACGTCGCCCTCGGCGGCACGCTCGTCCCCGACCTCGGCCCGGAGGCCGCGCACCTCAACGCCGACGCGCCGGTGCACGAGCGCATGCACCGCCACGACGTGGTGCTCGCCGCGGACTCGACCCTCGGCGGCCTCTTCGGCGCGGAGGCGCTCGCCGTGCAGAGCGCGCACCACCAGGCGGTCGACGCCCTCGCCCCGGGGCTGCGGGTCGTCGCCCGAGCGGAGGACGGCGTCGTCGAGGCGCTCGAGCACCGCGACGCGCCGATCGTCGGCGTGCAGTGGCACCCGGAGGATCCGGCGGCGCCCGCCGGGCAACTCGCCGTCCTGCTCGAGGGGCTCGCCCGCGCCGTCGCCCGGCAGAACCCGGCCGAGGCCGTCGCCGCCTGA
- a CDS encoding arginase family protein — protein sequence MASFLVVPQWQGSASTRAMRLVDGAEAIRGDLPSSATVVVDVPPEAGDAQDTGVRRYASVAVTAERVHEALVGRPGPIVTIGGDCGVEFAAIGHAVRSSPEPVALVWFDAHPDANTPETSPSGAFCGMVLSAVLGRGVGLLSASAADRIADEHVVLAGVRASDPGELEGLLERGATHLGVDALDPEALVAAVEATGAGSVYVHIDLDVLDPAEVAGLFDPVPFGVPASRLVECLAALRARFPLAGAGLTSFAPSSPTAAVDDLPTILRLVGATTRGV from the coding sequence ATGGCCTCCTTCCTCGTCGTCCCCCAGTGGCAGGGGTCCGCCTCGACGCGGGCCATGCGCCTCGTCGACGGAGCCGAGGCGATCCGCGGCGATCTGCCCTCCTCCGCCACGGTCGTCGTCGACGTCCCGCCGGAGGCGGGCGACGCGCAGGACACCGGAGTCCGTCGCTACGCGTCCGTCGCCGTGACCGCCGAGCGGGTCCACGAGGCGCTGGTCGGCCGCCCCGGGCCGATCGTGACGATCGGCGGCGACTGCGGCGTGGAGTTCGCGGCGATCGGGCACGCGGTCCGCTCCTCCCCCGAGCCGGTCGCGCTGGTCTGGTTCGACGCGCACCCGGACGCGAACACCCCGGAGACCTCGCCGAGCGGCGCGTTCTGCGGCATGGTGCTGTCGGCCGTCCTCGGCCGCGGCGTCGGACTGCTCAGCGCCTCGGCCGCGGACCGCATCGCGGACGAGCACGTCGTGCTCGCCGGCGTCCGCGCCTCGGACCCGGGCGAGCTCGAGGGACTGCTCGAGCGCGGCGCCACCCACCTCGGCGTCGACGCGCTCGATCCGGAGGCGCTCGTCGCCGCCGTCGAGGCGACCGGTGCCGGCTCGGTCTACGTGCACATCGACCTCGACGTCCTCGACCCGGCCGAGGTCGCCGGACTCTTCGACCCCGTGCCGTTCGGCGTCCCCGCCTCGCGGCTGGTCGAGTGCCTCGCCGCGCTGCGGGCCCGGTTCCCGCTCGCGGGCGCAGGCCTCACCTCCTTCGCGCCGTCCTCGCCGACCGCCGCGGTCGACGACCTGCCGACGATCCTCCGCCTGGTCGGCGCGACGACCCGCGGCGTCTGA
- a CDS encoding crotonase/enoyl-CoA hydratase family protein: MSDDRRRVRTERRGHVLEIVLDRPEKRNAADFRLLSELAAAYGELDRDPELRAGVVLAEGAHFTAGLDLADIGPRLGGDGLDFVPEGGLDPWAIRTRPVTKPVVIGLQGTCLTLGIELALASDVVLAEESARFGQIEVARGILPFGGATLRFPRAAGWGDAMRWILTGDEFDAREAHRIGLVQEVVPDGTVAEAARALAERIAAQAPLAVQAALASARLAVASSDAEAAAALPAELARLAASDDARIGMEAFLSRTRAEFTGR; encoded by the coding sequence ATGAGCGACGACCGGCGACGTGTGCGCACCGAACGGCGCGGGCACGTGCTCGAGATCGTCCTCGACCGGCCCGAGAAGCGGAACGCGGCCGACTTCCGGCTGCTGAGCGAGCTGGCCGCCGCCTACGGCGAGCTGGACCGCGATCCGGAGCTGCGCGCGGGCGTCGTCCTCGCTGAAGGCGCCCACTTCACGGCCGGCCTCGACCTGGCCGACATCGGCCCGCGGCTCGGCGGCGACGGCCTGGACTTCGTGCCCGAGGGCGGCCTGGACCCGTGGGCGATCCGCACCCGCCCGGTGACCAAGCCCGTCGTGATCGGCCTGCAGGGCACCTGCCTCACCCTCGGCATCGAGCTGGCGCTCGCGAGCGACGTCGTCCTCGCCGAGGAGTCGGCCCGCTTCGGCCAGATCGAGGTCGCGCGCGGCATCCTCCCCTTCGGCGGCGCCACGCTGCGCTTCCCGCGCGCGGCCGGCTGGGGCGACGCGATGCGCTGGATCCTCACCGGAGACGAGTTCGACGCCCGCGAGGCGCACCGGATCGGCCTGGTCCAGGAGGTGGTGCCCGACGGCACCGTCGCCGAGGCGGCCCGAGCGCTCGCCGAGCGGATCGCCGCGCAGGCCCCGCTCGCCGTCCAGGCGGCGCTCGCGAGCGCCCGCCTCGCCGTCGCCTCCTCCGACGCCGAGGCCGCCGCTGCGCTGCCCGCCGAGCTGGCACGCCTCGCCGCGTCGGACGACGCGCGGATCGGCATGGAGGCCTTCCTATCCCGCACGCGAGCGGAGTTCACCGGCCGATGA
- a CDS encoding ribonuclease E inhibitor RraB, with product MTTSVPTTTGTADPAARQLSVLDAQRERAAQQLEVRLRYGDQVWELREVDHFAVFSRRSRARRAGRALVASGFEIAISRLRLRLVLVASHHAAVDEEATTAFLRQVIEVVEREGGRYDGWRAEIVPAH from the coding sequence GTGACCACGTCCGTCCCGACCACCACCGGCACCGCCGATCCCGCGGCCCGGCAGCTGTCCGTCCTCGATGCCCAGCGCGAGCGCGCGGCCCAGCAGCTCGAGGTCCGCCTGCGCTACGGCGACCAGGTCTGGGAGCTGCGCGAGGTCGACCACTTCGCCGTTTTCTCCCGCCGCTCGAGGGCGCGCCGGGCCGGCCGGGCGCTCGTCGCCTCCGGCTTCGAGATCGCGATCTCGCGCCTGCGGCTGCGCCTCGTGCTGGTCGCGAGCCACCACGCCGCGGTGGACGAGGAGGCGACGACCGCCTTCCTCCGCCAGGTGATCGAGGTCGTCGAGCGCGAGGGCGGCCGCTACGACGGCTGGCGCGCCGAGATCGTGCCCGCGCACTGA
- a CDS encoding dihydrolipoyl dehydrogenase family protein, producing MTTPSTDAASETAATDTFDLIVIGAGPVGENIADRAVQGGLTAAIVESELVGGECSYWACMPSKALLRAPMALRAARDLPGAAQAVTGGVDIAALLAHRDSVTSGFNDHGQVQWLEGAGIELVRGHGRLSGVREVSVTAPDGSVRVLHARSAVAVATGTSAVVPDIPGLRAASPWTSREATSAEIVPDRLVVIGGGVVACEMATAYAGMGATVTLLARSGLLAPFEPFAGELVGDALRELGVDVRIGGSPASVERRADGTVAVTLEGGDVVEADEILAATGRAPQTRDIGLEVVGLEPGDSLKVDDTMLVLGEDGSPVGSGSPWLYGVGDVNHRALLTHQGKYQARAAGDVIVARSTGGEVKDAPWGAHVATADHEAVPQVVFTDPEVASVGLTAAAAEKAGYRTRVVDYEIGSVAGASLAAVGYKGTARMVVDEDRKVLLGVTFVGKEVGELVHSATIAVVGEVPLSRLWHAVPSYPTISEVWLRLLETYGRDSA from the coding sequence ATGACCACGCCGAGCACCGACGCCGCCAGCGAGACCGCAGCGACCGACACCTTCGATCTGATCGTCATCGGCGCGGGGCCGGTCGGCGAGAACATCGCCGACCGCGCCGTGCAGGGCGGCCTCACCGCCGCGATCGTCGAGAGCGAGCTGGTGGGCGGTGAGTGCTCCTACTGGGCCTGCATGCCGTCCAAGGCGCTGCTGCGCGCCCCGATGGCGCTCCGGGCCGCCCGCGACCTGCCGGGAGCGGCGCAGGCCGTCACCGGCGGCGTCGACATCGCCGCGCTCCTGGCGCACCGCGACTCCGTCACCAGCGGCTTCAACGACCACGGCCAGGTCCAGTGGCTCGAGGGCGCCGGCATCGAGCTCGTCCGCGGCCACGGCCGGCTCAGCGGTGTGCGCGAGGTCAGCGTCACCGCCCCCGACGGCTCCGTCCGCGTCCTGCACGCCCGGAGCGCCGTCGCCGTGGCGACCGGCACCAGCGCCGTCGTCCCCGACATCCCGGGGCTGCGCGCCGCCTCGCCGTGGACCAGCCGCGAGGCGACCAGCGCCGAGATCGTCCCCGACCGCCTCGTCGTCATCGGCGGCGGCGTCGTGGCCTGCGAGATGGCGACGGCCTACGCCGGCATGGGCGCCACCGTGACCCTGCTCGCCCGGAGCGGGCTGCTCGCCCCGTTCGAGCCGTTCGCCGGCGAGCTGGTCGGCGACGCCCTCCGCGAGCTGGGCGTCGACGTGCGGATCGGCGGCTCCCCCGCGTCCGTCGAGCGCCGCGCCGACGGCACCGTCGCCGTGACCCTCGAGGGCGGCGACGTCGTCGAGGCCGACGAGATCCTCGCCGCCACCGGCCGCGCCCCGCAGACCCGCGACATCGGCCTCGAGGTCGTCGGGCTCGAGCCGGGCGACTCTCTGAAGGTCGACGACACGATGCTCGTGCTCGGCGAGGACGGCTCCCCGGTCGGCTCCGGCTCGCCCTGGCTCTACGGAGTCGGCGACGTCAACCACCGCGCGCTGCTCACCCACCAGGGCAAGTACCAGGCCCGCGCCGCCGGCGACGTGATCGTCGCCCGCAGCACCGGCGGCGAGGTGAAGGACGCACCCTGGGGCGCGCACGTCGCCACGGCCGACCACGAGGCCGTGCCGCAGGTCGTCTTCACCGACCCGGAGGTCGCCTCCGTCGGCCTCACCGCCGCCGCGGCCGAGAAGGCGGGCTACCGCACCAGGGTCGTCGACTACGAGATCGGCTCCGTCGCCGGCGCCTCGCTCGCCGCCGTCGGCTACAAGGGCACAGCCCGGATGGTCGTCGACGAGGACCGCAAGGTCCTGCTCGGCGTCACCTTCGTCGGCAAGGAGGTCGGCGAGCTCGTGCACTCCGCGACGATCGCCGTCGTCGGCGAGGTCCCGCTGTCCCGCCTCTGGCACGCGGTCCCCTCCTACCCGACGATCAGCGAGGTCTGGCTGCGCCTGCTCGAGACCTACGGGCGCGACAGCGCGTGA
- a CDS encoding Fe-S oxidoreductase: MSALRRAVAVVALDPAITRPGYLFACAVGLAWGALWSTGPIERRNGLVVFTGLPSWAFGRGGSCVGTSYLTDSNVSDRVLEHEAVHKVQWRTFGMWFPLMYFVAGRDPLRNRFEIEAGLEKGGYVRGR, encoded by the coding sequence GTGAGCGCCCTGCGGCGCGCGGTCGCGGTCGTCGCCCTCGACCCGGCGATCACCCGGCCCGGCTACCTCTTCGCCTGCGCGGTCGGGCTGGCCTGGGGCGCGCTCTGGAGCACGGGCCCGATCGAGCGCCGCAACGGGCTCGTCGTCTTCACCGGGCTGCCCTCGTGGGCCTTCGGCCGCGGCGGCTCCTGCGTCGGCACGAGCTATCTGACGGACAGCAACGTCTCCGACCGCGTGCTCGAGCACGAGGCCGTGCACAAGGTGCAGTGGCGCACCTTCGGCATGTGGTTCCCGCTGATGTACTTCGTCGCCGGCCGCGACCCGCTGCGGAACCGCTTCGAGATCGAGGCCGGCCTCGAGAAGGGCGGCTACGTCCGTGGTCGCTGA
- a CDS encoding SDR family NAD(P)-dependent oxidoreductase: protein MVADQTGRVVVLTGASSGIGRVAAGALASAGARVAVVGRNPERTRTVAAEIGGDPFLADFDRLDDVRDLADALLARYDGIDVLANNAGGLVSHRGETVDGHERTIQSNHLAPFLLTRLLLPRLIETGRERPGARVVSTASAANRIGRLSLDDLDRRRGPWLGGWRAYGTSKLATILFVRELAERLLPTAVDAYSFHPGVVATGFGTDSRLMSLLSLSGSPGISAEAGAVPLITLASEPDVGAASGSYFDGLRPGGAVAAQARNRQLGRDLWTLSSRLVGVPAAL, encoded by the coding sequence GTGGTCGCTGATCAGACGGGGCGCGTCGTCGTCCTCACCGGGGCGAGCTCCGGCATCGGACGGGTCGCCGCCGGCGCGCTGGCCTCGGCCGGAGCCCGCGTCGCCGTCGTCGGGAGGAACCCGGAGCGGACCCGCACGGTCGCGGCGGAGATCGGCGGCGATCCGTTCCTCGCCGACTTCGACCGTCTCGACGACGTCCGCGACCTGGCCGACGCGCTCCTCGCCCGCTACGACGGCATCGACGTGCTCGCGAACAACGCGGGCGGGCTCGTCTCGCACCGCGGCGAGACGGTCGACGGGCACGAGCGGACGATCCAGAGCAACCACCTGGCGCCGTTCCTGCTGACGCGGCTCCTGCTCCCCCGCCTGATCGAGACCGGGCGCGAGCGCCCCGGTGCCCGCGTGGTCTCCACCGCGAGCGCCGCCAATCGGATCGGCCGGCTCTCGCTCGACGACCTCGACCGCCGGCGGGGCCCGTGGCTGGGCGGCTGGCGCGCCTACGGCACCTCGAAGCTCGCCACGATCCTCTTCGTCCGCGAGCTGGCCGAGCGCCTGCTGCCGACCGCCGTCGACGCCTACTCGTTCCACCCGGGCGTCGTCGCGACCGGCTTCGGCACCGATTCGCGGCTGATGTCGCTGCTGTCGCTGAGCGGGTCGCCGGGCATCTCCGCCGAGGCGGGCGCCGTCCCGCTGATCACGCTGGCGTCCGAGCCCGACGTCGGCGCGGCGAGCGGCAGCTACTTCGACGGGCTCCGGCCCGGCGGCGCGGTGGCCGCACAGGCCCGCAACCGGCAGCTCGGCCGCGACCTCTGGACGCTCTCGAGCCGCCTGGTCGGCGTCCCCGCCGCGCTCTGA
- a CDS encoding siderophore-interacting protein, whose amino-acid sequence MPPLTEAPARPAYRPYLATVARATRIAPHFIRITLTGDDLGSVGCTGPDQRIKLVVPTPTSSAHDFMASVADEDGPDGLAPDWYTRWRELPDALRNPLRTYTIRATRPELAEVDVDFVAHGDTGPASAWVESARVGAQVVIIAPDTRSELAGGGVEWHPGAATTLLMAGDETAVPAISAILESLPASATGAAFLEVPSAADVLSLQHPVGVQVHWLVRTGTTPGAHLGDSVRGWATRFLTAHHRGVEVSDVDVDSEILWEVPAERTDPGLYAWIAGEAGAIKLIRRCLVTELGVDRTRVAFMGYWRTGRSEAN is encoded by the coding sequence GTGCCTCCGCTGACCGAAGCCCCCGCCCGCCCGGCCTACCGGCCGTATCTCGCGACCGTCGCCCGCGCGACCCGGATCGCGCCGCACTTCATCCGGATCACGCTGACCGGTGACGACCTCGGCTCGGTCGGCTGCACCGGCCCGGACCAGCGGATCAAGCTGGTCGTGCCGACGCCGACCTCGAGCGCGCACGACTTCATGGCTTCGGTCGCGGACGAAGACGGGCCGGACGGCCTCGCCCCCGACTGGTACACCCGCTGGCGCGAGCTGCCGGACGCGCTGAGGAACCCGCTGCGCACCTACACGATCCGCGCGACCCGCCCCGAGCTGGCCGAGGTCGACGTCGACTTCGTCGCGCACGGCGACACCGGCCCCGCCTCCGCCTGGGTCGAGTCGGCCCGCGTCGGCGCGCAGGTCGTCATCATCGCGCCCGACACGCGCTCGGAGCTGGCCGGCGGCGGCGTCGAGTGGCACCCGGGTGCGGCGACGACGCTCCTGATGGCGGGCGACGAGACCGCGGTCCCCGCGATCAGCGCGATCCTCGAGAGCCTCCCGGCCTCGGCGACCGGAGCGGCCTTCCTCGAGGTGCCGAGCGCGGCGGACGTCCTGTCGCTGCAGCACCCCGTCGGCGTCCAGGTGCACTGGCTGGTGCGCACCGGGACGACCCCGGGTGCGCACCTCGGCGACTCCGTCCGCGGCTGGGCGACCCGCTTCCTCACGGCGCATCACCGCGGGGTCGAGGTGTCCGACGTCGACGTCGACAGCGAGATCCTCTGGGAGGTGCCCGCGGAGCGCACCGACCCCGGCCTCTACGCCTGGATCGCGGGCGAGGCCGGCGCGATCAAGCTGATCCGGCGCTGCCTCGTCACCGAGCTCGGCGTCGACCGGACGCGCGTCGCCTTCATGGGCTACTGGCGGACGGGACGCTCCGAGGCCAACTAG
- a CDS encoding SIP domain-containing protein: MFEGRDGSEPVDVKQFLIAGDETVVPWIQSMLDALPANARGQVFVEVDDARGLPPLSAPGRVCVTWLGRSQRSGAPGTGLACARGVALDRAVRAWMGEMSVVDGDYPWADDRHDFCAWIGGEGAVVAELAADVDARLRVSAEHAAR; this comes from the coding sequence ATGTTCGAGGGACGAGACGGCTCGGAGCCGGTCGACGTCAAGCAGTTCCTGATCGCGGGTGACGAGACCGTCGTGCCCTGGATCCAGAGCATGCTCGACGCGCTCCCCGCGAACGCCCGGGGCCAGGTCTTCGTCGAGGTCGACGACGCCCGCGGCCTGCCGCCGCTCTCGGCGCCCGGCCGCGTCTGCGTCACCTGGCTCGGCCGCTCGCAGCGCTCCGGCGCTCCCGGCACCGGCCTCGCCTGCGCGCGCGGCGTCGCGCTCGACCGCGCGGTGCGCGCCTGGATGGGCGAGATGTCCGTCGTCGACGGCGACTACCCGTGGGCGGACGACCGGCACGACTTCTGCGCCTGGATCGGCGGAGAGGGCGCCGTCGTCGCGGAGCTCGCCGCCGATGTCGACGCCCGCCTGCGGGTCTCCGCGGAGCACGCCGCTCGCTGA